The genomic segment CGGCGGTGGAAAAGCGCCGTCCGGGTGCGCCGGTGTGCGTGGTGTCGGAGGTCATCTCGCTCCCGAGTGGTCTCGAGGCCGCTCAGCGCGGTCCGGATGATGGTGCGGTCATGGCGGTCAGATGCCATTGGTCCAGCCACGGCTGCACGAGTTCGGCAACCGAGAACTTAGCCGGGGCCAGGCACCCGGCGGCGGGATCGGCGGGATTGCTGCCCCGAATGTCGATGCCGACCGCGGTGGCGGTGCCGTCGTTTCGGATGAGGTAGACCGGGCCGCCGGAATCACCGCATTGGCCGCCCGCCGCGAACGAGACCTTGCTCTCGGTGACGTCGAGGATCGCGCCACATTCGGCCTCGCCACTGCTCATGCCGTACTTGCACAGCTGCTGTCCGATCGTCAGGTCGGTGCTGACCCCTGTGATCGGCAACGCGGCGGCGATGGCCGGACTCTGCGGGACATTGTCGCCGTCGAGCACGATCAGACCGATGTCGTGCTGTTCGTCGTGGACGCCCTCGTTGACGGTCTGGACGAACGTACCCAGCTTCGCGTACGGGAGGATCCCGGCGAGGTTCATCATCACCTTGCTCGGTTGCCGGGATCGATTACAGTGCCCCGCGGTGAGAACAGCGGCCTTGCCCTCGCTGGTGCGCACCAAAAACCCAGCCGTGCAACCCATCCCACCGGAACCGTCGGTGTATTCGACATAGATGCCCGCACCCGGTCCCGCGGCAGCGGACGCGGGCAAGGCGATGGGCGTCAGGTCGGGCTGCACCGGTTCTTGGGCGTATTGGACATTCTTGGGTGCCAGCCAGATGGCCGTGATACACCCGACGGCGGCGATCGCCGCGCCGATCGTCAGCCATGAGGTATGCGTCCGATCTCGCGGTACCGGCGGGTAGCGGATCGCCGGTGAGGCGAGGACGCCGCCGGCCGGCACCCGATACAGCTTGATTCGGCCGAACAGGAAGGACAACAGCGCGACGGCCACCGACGCGAGGGCGCCGAGCAAGAGCACGAGGAGGCCGGCCCGCGACGGCTGCAAGCCGATACTTGCCAGCTGCTGCGCGTAGACCCGCTCCATTGAATAGATCTTTCAGGCAAGCGGCGGCCCGCTCAAGAAAACGGCGCAGTTAGCTGAAAATGACCGGTTCGGCGGCGGCCTGGTCGGGTGCGCGGTGGTGCCGGCGGTAATGACGTATTTCGAGGAGCAGCCCGGTGAGCCCCAGCGCACCGGTGACCAACGACACTCCGAACAGCAGCGGACTGGGGTGGCCGGCCAGCGCGTCGCCGAGAAACACGACCGCGGCGGTTCCGGGTAGCAGGCCGGCCAGCGTGGCCAGCGTGTACGGCAGGATGCCGACGGCAGAGGCGGCGGCCGCATAGTTCACCACGGAAAACGGCAGCACCGGAATCAACCGCAGCGACACGACGGACACCCAGCCGCGCTCGCGCAGACGCTCGTCGGCCCGGTGGATCGCCCGGTAGCGAACCAGCCGGGACAGGCGCCATCCCGCGGCGCGCACCAACACCAGCGCCAGCACCGCGCTCGCCGTGCTGGCGACCACCGCGATCACCACGCCCAGGGCCGGCCCGAACAGCAGACCTGCGGCGAGGGTGAACGCCGTGCGGGGCACCGGCACCACTGTGACGACGATGTGCGCCGCCAGAAATGCCAGCGGGAACCACGGCCCCAGCGATTGGGCCCAATCGCGCAGCTGCACCGCGCCGGGCAGCGGAACCCATAGCGCCACAGCCACCAAGACTGTGATACCGACCACTGCCGCGATGGCGCGTGGCCGGGACAGCTGGCGCGCGCTCACCGCCAGCGCGCGCCAGAGACTGCGCAGCGTACTGGTGGTTTTGGCGGTGGCCGGACCCGTCACGGCACTCAACGTTACGGGCCGGATATGAATACCTTGTATCTCAGCCTTGGGTGTTTCGGCACCGACCTGGACCGACCGATTCACCGCACGGTTTTTTGGCGGCGGGGGCAATCAATTAGCCTGATTAGCGAGTCGCGTGTCCTCCGCAACCTCAAGCAACGTTGCCAATAGCTGCGAAAACAGGAGCAGTCGGTGTCCATTGATGTACCCGAGCTCGCCGACCTGGAACAGGTTCGCGAGCGCTGGCGCACCGCGGTTGCCGGTGTGCTCGCCAAGAGCACCCGCAAGGATCCCGCCGAGTTGGGGGGCGAACCCGAGCAGCTGCTGGACAGTCCGACCTACGACGGGTTCGCCGTTCGTCCGCTTTACACCGCGTTCGACGAGCTGCCCGAGCCGCCGCTGCCCGGCGAGTGGCCCTACCTGCGCGGCGCGGACCCCTGCCGCGACGTCAAGTCCGGCTGGAAGGTCGTCGAGGCGTTCCCGTCCGCCGGCGCCACCGCCGCTGAAACCAACGCGGCCGTGCTGGGTGCGCTCGGTGACGGGGCCAGCGCGCTGCTGCTCCGGGTCGGGGCGGACGGCGTGGCGCCGCAGGACCTCGAAGGGCTGCTCGCGGGTGTCTACCTGAGCATGGCGCCGATCATCCTCGAGGCAGGCGCACAGTATGCGGCGGCAGCCGACGCGCTGCTGGCACTGGTGGACGAGGTCGAATCCGACCAGCGCGCCACCCTCTCGATAGACCTGGGCGCCGACCCGCTGACCGCGGCGCACAGCGGACGCCCCGCGCCGACGCTCGACGACGTCGTCGTGGTCGCGTCGCGCGTGGCCGGCGATCACGGCGTGCGGGCGATCACCGTCGACGGGCCCGCGTTCCACAACCTTGGCGCCAACGCGACTTGGGAGCTGGCCGCCAGTGTCGCCGCCGCGGTGGCCTATCTTCGGGTGCTCACCGAGTCGGGGATGCCGGTCCGCCGGGCGCTGGCCCAGATCAGCTTCCGGTTGGCCGCCGACGACGACCAGTTCATGACGATCGCCAAAATGCGTGCCGTGCGCCAACTGTGGGCGCGGGTCGCCGAGGTCGTGGGGGAGCCCGATGCCGGCGGGGCCATCGTGCACGCGGAGACGTCGCTGCCGATGATGACCCAACGCGACCCGTGGGTGAACATGCTGCGCTGCACACTTGCCGCCTTCGGCGCCGGTGTCGGCGGTGTCGACACCGTGCTCGTCTTCCCGTTCGACGTCGCAATCCCGGGCGGCTTTCCCGGTACGGCGCGAAGCTTCGCGCGGCGCATCGCGCGCAACACCCAGCTGCTGCTGCTGGAGGAGTCGCACGTTGGCCGGGTGCTGGACCCCGCCGGTGGGTCGTGGTTCGTCGAAGACCTCACCAAACGCATTGCCGAGGGCGCGTGGGCACACTTTCAGGACATCGAGGGCCGCGGCGGATTCATCGACGCTCGTGACTACATTGGCGAGGCGATCGCCGACGTCGCCGCCCGGCGTGCCGACGACATCGCGCACCGCCGCACCGCGATCACCGGCGTCAACGAATTCCCGAACTTGGCCGAACCTGCACTGCCGCAAAGCGATTCGATCGGCCAACCCGACGTCGGAAACTTGCAGCGCTACGCCGCGGGATTCGAGGCGTTGCGCGACCGCTCGGATGCCTTCCTGGCCCGCACCGATGCCCGCCCCAAGGTGCTCCTGCTTCCACTGGGCCCGCTGGCCGAGCACAACATCCGCACCACGTTCGCGGCGAACCTGCTGGCCTCGGGCGGCATCGAGGCGGTCAACCCGGGTACGCTCGACGCAGCCGGGGTCGCCGCGGCGGTGTCCGACGCGGGATCGCCCGCCGCGGCGGTGATCTGCGGCACCGACAAGCGTTACGCGACGGAGGTGGCCGCGATCGTCGACGCGGCCCGCGACGCCGGAGTGTCGCGGGTCTACCTGGCGGGACCGGAAAAAGCGGTCGCCGATACCGATCCCGAGCACCGGCCCGACGAGTACCTGACAGCTAAAATCAATGCGATCCAAGCCCTTTCGGATCTACTGACTCGGTTGGGGGCCTAATACGATGACGACGTCGACTCCTGTGATCGGCAGCTTCGCCGACATCCCGCTGCACGGTGATCGCGAGGGGCGGCGGCCCACCGGAGCGGCCGTGGACAAGCACATCGCCGCGGCCGCGGCGGCGCACCTGTACACGCCCGATCAGTTGGTGTGGCATACGCCGGAAGACATTGCGGTCAAACCGGTTTACATCGCGGCCGACCGTGCTGCCGTAGAGGCCGACGGCTACCCGTTGAACAGCTTCCCCGGTGAACCGCCGTTCGTGCGCGGCCCGTACCCGACGATGTATGTCAACCAGCCGTGGACAATCCGCCAATACGCCGGCTTCTCCACCGCTGCCGAGTCCAACGCGTTCTACCGCCGCAACCTGGCCGCCGGCCAGAAGGGCCTGTCGGTGGCCTTCGACCTGGCTACCCACCGCGGATACGACTCCGACCATCCCCGCGTTCAGGGTGACGTCGGAATGGCCGGTGTGGCAATCGATTCCATCCTGGACATGCGACAGCTGTTCGACGGCATCGACCTGTCGTCGGTGTCGGTGTCGATGACCATGAACGGCGCCGTGCTGCCGATCCTGGCGCTGTACGTGGTGGCCGCCGAGGAGCAGGGGGTGCCGCCGGAGAAGCTGGCCGGCACCATCCAGAACGACATCCTCAAAGAGTTCATGGTGCGCAACACCTATATCTATCCGCCCAAGCCGTCGATGCGCATCATCTCCGACATCTTCGGCTACACCAGCGCCAAGATGCCGAAGTTCAACTCCATCTCCATCTCCGGCTACCACATCCAAGAAGCCGGTGCCACAGCGGATTTGGAGCTGGCCTACACGCTGGCCGACGGTGTGGACTACATCAAAGCCGGGCTGGACGCCGACCTGGACATCGACAAATTCGCGCCGCGGCTGTCCTTCTTCTGGGGCATCGGGATGAACTTCTTCATGGAGGTCGCCAAACTGCGCGCGGGCCGGTTGCTGTGGAGCGAACTGGTCGGCCAGTTCAACCCCAAGAGCGCGAAATCGCTTTCCCTGCGCACACACTCGCAGACCTCGGGCTGGTCGCTGACCGCGCAGGACGCGTTCAACAATGTCGCCCGGACCTGTATCGAGGCGATGGCCGCGACCCAGGGCCACACCCAGTCGCTGCACACCAACGCGCTCGACGAGGCGCTGGCGCTGCCCACCGACTTCTCCGCGCGGATCGCCCGTAACACCCAGCTGGTGCTGCAGCAGGAGTCTGGCACCACGCGGCCGATCGACCCGTGGGGCGGCTCCTATTACGTGGAGTGGCTGACCCATCAGCTCGCGCAGCGCGCGCGGGCCCACATCGCCGAAGTCGCCGAGCACGGCGGTATGGCCCAGGCCATCGACGACGGCATTCCCAAGCTGCGCATCGAGGAGGCCGCCGCACGCACCCAGGCCCGGATTGACTCGGGGATTCAGCCCGTGATCGGGATCAACAAGTATCAGGTCGAGGAGGACCAGGAGGTCGAGGTCCTCAAGGTCGAAAACAGCCGGGTGCGCGCCGAACAGCTGGCGAAGCTGAAAGACCTACGGGCGAACCGGGATTCGCAGGCTGTCGAGGCCGCACTGGCCGATTTGTCCCGGGCTGCCGCCGCGCACGGCCGCGCCGGCGAAGACGGGCTGGGCAATAACCTGCTGGCGCTGGCCATCAACGCCGCGCGGGTGAAGGCCACGGTCGGGGAGATCTCGGACGCGCTGGAGAAGGTGTACGGCCGCCACCAGGCGGAGATCCGTACGATTGCCGGCGTCTACCGCGACGAAGCATCGGGAGGCGGAAACATGACGTCCCTCTCTGACGCCACCGAACTCGTCGAGAAATTCGCCGAGGCAGACGGCCGCCGGCCCAGGATTCTGGTGGCCAAGATGGGTCAGGACGGCCACGACCGCGGGCAGAAGGTGATCGCGACGGCATTCGCCGACATCGGATTCGACGTGGACGTCGGATCGCTGTTCTCCACACCCGAGGAAGTGGCACGCCAGGCCGCCGACAACGATGTGCACGTCGTCGGCGTGTCCTCGCTGGCCGCCGGACACCTGACCCTGGTTCCCGCGCTGCGCGACGCACTCGCCGAAGCGGGCCGACCCGACATCATGATCGTGGTGGGTGGCGTCATCCCGCCCGGCGACTTCGACGAGCTTTACCAGGCGGGTGCCGCAGCCATCTTCCCGCCCGGAACGGTGATCGCCGACGCCGCAATCGGCTTGCTGCACAAGCTCGCCGAGCGGTTGGGCTACCACCTCAGCTAGATGGCGACCAGTGCCGGCAAGGCCGACAACGCCGTCGAAGGGTTAGCCGAGGCCATTCGCGGCGGTGATCGTGCGGCGCTGCCACGAGCCATCACGATGCTGGAGTCCACCCGTGCCGACCATCGTGAGCGGGCCCAGCAGTTGCTGCTGGAATTGCTGCCCGACTCCGGCAACGCCCATCGGGTGGGCATCACCGGAGTGCCCGGGGTCGGAAAGTCCACCACCATCGAGGCGCTGGGTATGCACCTGATCGACCGCGGCCACCGGGTGGCGGTCCTGGCGGTCGATCCGTCCTCGACGCGGACCGGCGGCTCGATCCTCGGCGACAAGACCCGGATGTCCCGATTGGCGGCGCACCCGAACGCCTACATCCGGCCGTCGCCGACATCGGGGACTTTAGGTGGCGTAGCAAAGGCCACCCGGGAGACGGTCGTCCTCCTGGAGGCGGCCGGTTTCGACGTGATCCTGATCGAAACCGTCGGCGTGGGTCAGTCCGAGGTGGCCGTGGCCAACATGGTCGACACCTTCGTGCTGCTCACCTTGGCCCGCACCGGTGACCAGCTGCAAGGCATCAAAAAGGGCGTGCTGGAGCTGGCCGACATTGTCGTGGTCAACAAGGCCGACGGCGAGCATCTGTCCGAGGCACGCAAAGCCGCCCGGGAGCTGTCGTCGGCGATCAGGCTGATCTATCCACGCGAAACCCTATGGCGGCCACCGGTTCTCACGATGAGCGCGGTGGAGCTCAGTGGGCTGGCCGAGATGTGGGACACCGTGGAGCGTCACCGCCAGGTGCTCACCGAGGCCGGAGAGTTCGAAGCCCGTCGGCGCGAGCAGCAAGTCGACTGGACCTGGCAGATGGTCCGCGACACGGTCCTGGACCGGGTGCTGTCCAACCCGGCGGTGCGCAAGATGCGCGCCGATCTGGAGCGGCAAGTCAAGGCCGGCGAGCTGACCCCGGCGATGGCCGCCCAGCAAATACTGGACGCAGCGTCGCGCTAACGGAAAGGTAAATTAATTCGCGTTTGTGCCACCGTCGGGCCGATCCGAAGTAAATTCGGAATCGTGACGGTAGACAACGGGGTCGATCGCCGCACGAACCCCTCCCGCGATGTCCCTGACGCAGGTCATCGCGTGTTCGGTGCGGTGGACCCAAACTTCTCCTGCGTTGTACGCGGCTTTTCGAGCCTGTTCCCCGGTCGCCGCTTCGGCGGTGGAGCGCTGGCGGTCTACCTCGATGGCCAACCGGTTGTTGACGTATGGACGGGCTGGTCGGACCGGGCGGGCAAAGTGCCCTGGACGGCCGACCGGGCTCCAATGGTTTTCTCCGCCACCAAGGGGATGGCCGCGACGGTCATCCACCGGCTCGCCGATCGGGGGCTGATCGACTACGAAGCGCCCGTCGCCGAGTACTGGCGTGAGTTCGCGGCCAACGGGAAGTCCACCCTCACCGTCCGCGAGGTGATGAGACACCGCGGCGGTCTGTCGGGATTGCGTGGCGCCACCCAGGACGACCTGCTGGATCACCGGGTGATGGAAGAGCGGCTGGCGGCGGCGCCGCCCGGACGGTTGCTGGGCAAACCGGCTTACCACGCCCTGACCTTCGGCTGGCTGATGTCGGGCTTGGCCCGGGCCGTGACCGGCAAGGGTATGCGCACGCTGATCCGCGAGGAACTGGCCGAGCCGCTGGGCACCGATGGCATGCACCTGGGGCGCCCACCCGCCGGCGCGCCGACCAAGGTTGCGGAGATCATCATGCCGCAGAACGTCATCGGCAACCCCGTCATCGGCTACGCGGCGCGCAAAGTAGCAACCGAACTGTCGGGTGGATTCCGCTCGTTGTACTTTCGCGGCGTCATGGCTGCCGTGCAGGGCGAGATTCCATTGCTGGACGCCGAGATGCCGGCAGCCAACGGGGTGGCGACGGCTCGCGGATTGGCGCGGATGTACGGCGCCATCGCCAACAACGGTGAGATCGACGGCACGCGCTTCTTGTCGCCGGAGATCGTCGCCGGGCTGACCGGACGGCGCAGCCTGAAGCGGGACCGAAACATCATGGTGCCCTTGTCATTCCACCTCGGCTATCACACCGTGCCGTTCGGCAATGTGATGCCGGGCTTCGGGCATGTCGGAATGGGCGGATCGTTCGGCTGGGCCGACCCCGCGTCGGGGCTGGCATTCGCTTTCGTGCACAACCGGCTGCTGTCGCCCTTCCTGGTGCTCGATCACTCTGGCGTGGCCACGCTGGGCAATTTGCTCCGGGTGGGGGTCGGCAAGGCCCGCAAGCGTGGTTTCCGGCCGGTCACCGAGTTCGGGGCGCCGTTCAGCGAACCCGACGCCGCCGTCGGCTGACCTGCGTTCCCCCGCGCAAATTCGGGTGCGGCGGTAGAATCGGTCAATCCTCGATGGTGAACACCCGGTTACCAGCCAACAAACCACGAGGTAGGGGGCCGAGTGAGAGGCTTTCCGTGCGTACACACCCCTACGCAATCGCCGCCCGAGGGCCGATTTTCCCGCAGTCGCGTAAATTAGCTCCGGTAGTGATCGGAAGTCGATGTTGCGGCTCGATACACGGGGTGGGGGCGCCGCACGTCTGGCCCGCGGGCCAGATCGACCGACGTAGGGCGGCCTCCGCATCCGGTTTGGAGTCGTGTTCGTGACGGCGACGGACGGCCGGGCCAAGGGCAATCCCCAGCCCAAGAGCGCACATCGCAGGGTCGTCCTTTTCGTACTGGGGCCGCAACGATCCGGCACGTCGGCAATTACCCGCGTTCTTTCCCTCTCCGGTGGTGTGCTGCCTGCCGGGATGCTGGGCGCCGACGCGGGCAATCCGCGCGGTTACTGGGAACCGCGCAAGGCCATCGCCATCAACGAAACCATTCTGTATCGCCACCACACCGCCTGGTTCGATCCGTCACTGCGCTCCGTGGACGGCGACGCGCTCGACGCCGACGAGCGAGCCGCCTGCATCGGCCAGATCGAGGCCTATCTGGCCCAGCTGCCCGTCGCACCGGTGCTGGTGATCAAGGAACCCCGGATAACCACGCTGTCCCCGCTGTGGTTTGAAGCCGCGCGACGGGCCGGTTTCGACGTAGGGGCCGTCATCGCGGTCCGCCACCCGCTGGAGGTCATCTCGTCGGTGGCCGCGACCTGGCAAGTCTCGCGCGAGCTCTCGGGTGCCCTGTGGTTGAAATACAGCCTGCTGGCAGAGCGCTACACGCGCGGCCTGCCGCGCGTGTTCGTTGACTACACCGACTTCCTCGACAACTGGCGCCGGGAAGTAAAGCGGATCGCCACCACACTCGACATCGATCTGAACACGCAGCGAGAGGACGCAATCGAGGAGTTCCTCACTCCTGATCTGCGGCGTCAGCGCCAGTCCGGATGCGTGAAGGGGCTCGGCGGCGCGGATTGGATTTCCACGGTCCATAACACGTTGTGCGACGCCGCGCACGACGAGCCGCTGGACACCGCCGCGCTCGACAGCATTTTCGATTCGTATCGCGCGAGCGATCAGTTGTGCACGGCCTTCGAGGATTTCCGCACTCTCTCCAAGAAAGCCCTCTACCGGTTCCTGCGGCCGTCGATCGCGATGCCGATGATGGAGCTTGTCGCGATGGCCCACGGGCGCCGGGGGACCTGGGCCTAGCGGTTTGCCAGACTGCCGAAAAAGCTTGTCCCGCAGGCATAACGAAGCTGTTCATAATCCGGAACGAGCAGTCTAAACCCGTCGATCCGGCACCACATCCGCTGTCGGGTGCGTGGTAGCTGCGGACCTATATCGGAAATGCCACTAGCGCGAGGGCGCTGCTCGATATGATCGACCAGACCCATTGACGAACGGGAGACTTTGGCTCTTGTCACAATCCGTGCTTATCACCGGTGGAGCTGGATTTATCGGGTCTGCGCTGTCGCGCCGTCTCGTCAAGGCCGGTTACGACGTCGCGGTGATGGATGTCCTGCATCCACAGGTGCACGCCCCTGGTCAGGCGATCGACTTGCCGGCAGCGGTGCGGTTGTTCACCGGCGACGTCACCCACGCGCCCGACTGGGATGCCGTGCTGCGGTTGTT from the Mycobacterium lentiflavum genome contains:
- the meaB gene encoding methylmalonyl Co-A mutase-associated GTPase MeaB, whose translation is MATSAGKADNAVEGLAEAIRGGDRAALPRAITMLESTRADHRERAQQLLLELLPDSGNAHRVGITGVPGVGKSTTIEALGMHLIDRGHRVAVLAVDPSSTRTGGSILGDKTRMSRLAAHPNAYIRPSPTSGTLGGVAKATRETVVLLEAAGFDVILIETVGVGQSEVAVANMVDTFVLLTLARTGDQLQGIKKGVLELADIVVVNKADGEHLSEARKAARELSSAIRLIYPRETLWRPPVLTMSAVELSGLAEMWDTVERHRQVLTEAGEFEARRREQQVDWTWQMVRDTVLDRVLSNPAVRKMRADLERQVKAGELTPAMAAQQILDAASR
- the mutA gene encoding methylmalonyl-CoA mutase small subunit codes for the protein MSIDVPELADLEQVRERWRTAVAGVLAKSTRKDPAELGGEPEQLLDSPTYDGFAVRPLYTAFDELPEPPLPGEWPYLRGADPCRDVKSGWKVVEAFPSAGATAAETNAAVLGALGDGASALLLRVGADGVAPQDLEGLLAGVYLSMAPIILEAGAQYAAAADALLALVDEVESDQRATLSIDLGADPLTAAHSGRPAPTLDDVVVVASRVAGDHGVRAITVDGPAFHNLGANATWELAASVAAAVAYLRVLTESGMPVRRALAQISFRLAADDDQFMTIAKMRAVRQLWARVAEVVGEPDAGGAIVHAETSLPMMTQRDPWVNMLRCTLAAFGAGVGGVDTVLVFPFDVAIPGGFPGTARSFARRIARNTQLLLLEESHVGRVLDPAGGSWFVEDLTKRIAEGAWAHFQDIEGRGGFIDARDYIGEAIADVAARRADDIAHRRTAITGVNEFPNLAEPALPQSDSIGQPDVGNLQRYAAGFEALRDRSDAFLARTDARPKVLLLPLGPLAEHNIRTTFAANLLASGGIEAVNPGTLDAAGVAAAVSDAGSPAAAVICGTDKRYATEVAAIVDAARDAGVSRVYLAGPEKAVADTDPEHRPDEYLTAKINAIQALSDLLTRLGA
- a CDS encoding sulfotransferase family protein, which encodes MFVTATDGRAKGNPQPKSAHRRVVLFVLGPQRSGTSAITRVLSLSGGVLPAGMLGADAGNPRGYWEPRKAIAINETILYRHHTAWFDPSLRSVDGDALDADERAACIGQIEAYLAQLPVAPVLVIKEPRITTLSPLWFEAARRAGFDVGAVIAVRHPLEVISSVAATWQVSRELSGALWLKYSLLAERYTRGLPRVFVDYTDFLDNWRREVKRIATTLDIDLNTQREDAIEEFLTPDLRRQRQSGCVKGLGGADWISTVHNTLCDAAHDEPLDTAALDSIFDSYRASDQLCTAFEDFRTLSKKALYRFLRPSIAMPMMELVAMAHGRRGTWA
- a CDS encoding TVP38/TMEM64 family protein; the encoded protein is MTGPATAKTTSTLRSLWRALAVSARQLSRPRAIAAVVGITVLVAVALWVPLPGAVQLRDWAQSLGPWFPLAFLAAHIVVTVVPVPRTAFTLAAGLLFGPALGVVIAVVASTASAVLALVLVRAAGWRLSRLVRYRAIHRADERLRERGWVSVVSLRLIPVLPFSVVNYAAAASAVGILPYTLATLAGLLPGTAAVVFLGDALAGHPSPLLFGVSLVTGALGLTGLLLEIRHYRRHHRAPDQAAAEPVIFS
- a CDS encoding serine hydrolase domain-containing protein gives rise to the protein MTVDNGVDRRTNPSRDVPDAGHRVFGAVDPNFSCVVRGFSSLFPGRRFGGGALAVYLDGQPVVDVWTGWSDRAGKVPWTADRAPMVFSATKGMAATVIHRLADRGLIDYEAPVAEYWREFAANGKSTLTVREVMRHRGGLSGLRGATQDDLLDHRVMEERLAAAPPGRLLGKPAYHALTFGWLMSGLARAVTGKGMRTLIREELAEPLGTDGMHLGRPPAGAPTKVAEIIMPQNVIGNPVIGYAARKVATELSGGFRSLYFRGVMAAVQGEIPLLDAEMPAANGVATARGLARMYGAIANNGEIDGTRFLSPEIVAGLTGRRSLKRDRNIMVPLSFHLGYHTVPFGNVMPGFGHVGMGGSFGWADPASGLAFAFVHNRLLSPFLVLDHSGVATLGNLLRVGVGKARKRGFRPVTEFGAPFSEPDAAVG
- the scpA gene encoding methylmalonyl-CoA mutase, which produces MTTSTPVIGSFADIPLHGDREGRRPTGAAVDKHIAAAAAAHLYTPDQLVWHTPEDIAVKPVYIAADRAAVEADGYPLNSFPGEPPFVRGPYPTMYVNQPWTIRQYAGFSTAAESNAFYRRNLAAGQKGLSVAFDLATHRGYDSDHPRVQGDVGMAGVAIDSILDMRQLFDGIDLSSVSVSMTMNGAVLPILALYVVAAEEQGVPPEKLAGTIQNDILKEFMVRNTYIYPPKPSMRIISDIFGYTSAKMPKFNSISISGYHIQEAGATADLELAYTLADGVDYIKAGLDADLDIDKFAPRLSFFWGIGMNFFMEVAKLRAGRLLWSELVGQFNPKSAKSLSLRTHSQTSGWSLTAQDAFNNVARTCIEAMAATQGHTQSLHTNALDEALALPTDFSARIARNTQLVLQQESGTTRPIDPWGGSYYVEWLTHQLAQRARAHIAEVAEHGGMAQAIDDGIPKLRIEEAAARTQARIDSGIQPVIGINKYQVEEDQEVEVLKVENSRVRAEQLAKLKDLRANRDSQAVEAALADLSRAAAAHGRAGEDGLGNNLLALAINAARVKATVGEISDALEKVYGRHQAEIRTIAGVYRDEASGGGNMTSLSDATELVEKFAEADGRRPRILVAKMGQDGHDRGQKVIATAFADIGFDVDVGSLFSTPEEVARQAADNDVHVVGVSSLAAGHLTLVPALRDALAEAGRPDIMIVVGGVIPPGDFDELYQAGAAAIFPPGTVIADAAIGLLHKLAERLGYHLS
- a CDS encoding S1 family peptidase, which translates into the protein MERVYAQQLASIGLQPSRAGLLVLLLGALASVAVALLSFLFGRIKLYRVPAGGVLASPAIRYPPVPRDRTHTSWLTIGAAIAAVGCITAIWLAPKNVQYAQEPVQPDLTPIALPASAAAGPGAGIYVEYTDGSGGMGCTAGFLVRTSEGKAAVLTAGHCNRSRQPSKVMMNLAGILPYAKLGTFVQTVNEGVHDEQHDIGLIVLDGDNVPQSPAIAAALPITGVSTDLTIGQQLCKYGMSSGEAECGAILDVTESKVSFAAGGQCGDSGGPVYLIRNDGTATAVGIDIRGSNPADPAAGCLAPAKFSVAELVQPWLDQWHLTAMTAPSSGPR